One genomic region from Leptospira tipperaryensis encodes:
- a CDS encoding GldG family protein produces MISKIRNFFLKLNSSSWFLFSQIFLIFLFTNGIIGHFACRKDLSVSGRFEISESTKSIFKNLNSTLFIDAYYSSKVPGEYKTSLDLTKELLIELSGLGGSDVILRFHDPDSNEEDRKKAIESGIAPQILEKNERDSSQIKQAFMGIILSLGALKETIPVAYFAEQIEYQILTTLRKMIRKPGESGIAILNLPGVLSTDPPGPASGKDSVGVLVHQVLKEEYGPVAEILLNEEELPQEIRTLLWIGSGVLSEKGAYQLDQFLMRGGSLILFAKSMDFRMEAPNREEGIGMSPTSAGIARPTEEIEELNSIFESYGFRINTDIVLDLEHSLSTGPLMEIEPGVIGRFPYPAWIVAGKNGELLSEENPFTSPLQNLLLPWASSLSLDPTRQPDVKMKPILFAGEESEVRSDIVALGEKQIFATAPQPSGKKQILGALLEGSFRSRYTKAPSTNQTAPFLSQTQRDKTSRILVIGSPYIVSDLLVFPETRDIYQESNIPFLLNALDISSGDTDLIQIRSKKSAVLKLNPFSEKEKFFLSFLNLLGIPFFLGLYTFSRIRHRNSFQGEE; encoded by the coding sequence ATGATCTCAAAGATTCGAAACTTTTTTTTAAAACTAAATTCCAGTTCTTGGTTTTTATTTTCGCAGATTTTTTTGATCTTTCTTTTTACAAACGGAATCATCGGACACTTCGCTTGCAGAAAGGATCTTTCGGTCTCTGGACGTTTTGAAATTTCGGAAAGTACGAAATCTATATTCAAAAATTTGAATTCTACTCTTTTTATAGACGCGTATTACTCTTCCAAGGTTCCGGGAGAATACAAAACGTCTCTGGATCTCACTAAAGAATTGTTAATCGAACTGAGCGGCCTTGGCGGCTCCGATGTAATATTAAGATTTCATGATCCGGACTCAAACGAAGAAGATCGTAAAAAAGCGATCGAATCGGGGATCGCTCCACAGATTTTGGAAAAGAATGAAAGAGATTCCTCTCAGATCAAACAAGCTTTTATGGGAATCATACTTTCACTCGGAGCTCTCAAGGAAACGATTCCGGTTGCGTATTTCGCCGAACAGATCGAATACCAGATCTTGACTACACTTCGAAAGATGATTCGTAAACCGGGAGAATCCGGCATCGCGATTCTTAACCTTCCCGGAGTTTTATCTACGGATCCTCCGGGTCCTGCGAGCGGAAAAGACAGCGTGGGAGTTTTGGTTCATCAGGTTCTCAAAGAAGAATACGGTCCAGTTGCGGAAATTTTATTAAACGAAGAGGAACTCCCGCAAGAAATCCGAACCCTTCTTTGGATCGGCTCGGGAGTCCTTTCCGAAAAAGGCGCGTATCAACTGGATCAATTCCTAATGCGAGGAGGAAGCCTGATTCTTTTTGCAAAGTCCATGGACTTTCGGATGGAAGCTCCGAACCGGGAAGAAGGAATCGGGATGTCTCCGACTAGCGCCGGCATTGCGAGACCAACGGAAGAAATAGAAGAATTAAATTCTATCTTTGAATCTTACGGTTTTCGAATAAACACGGACATCGTACTGGATCTAGAACATTCACTTTCGACCGGACCTCTGATGGAGATAGAACCCGGAGTGATTGGAAGATTTCCATATCCCGCTTGGATCGTCGCCGGAAAAAACGGAGAATTGTTAAGCGAAGAGAATCCTTTCACGTCACCTTTGCAGAACCTACTCCTTCCCTGGGCTTCGAGTCTGAGTCTGGATCCGACAAGACAACCCGATGTAAAGATGAAACCCATCCTCTTTGCGGGAGAAGAATCCGAAGTTCGTTCCGATATCGTAGCCCTGGGTGAAAAACAAATCTTCGCGACAGCGCCCCAACCTTCCGGAAAAAAACAGATCTTGGGTGCGCTTTTGGAAGGAAGTTTTCGTTCTCGATATACAAAAGCTCCGAGCACAAATCAAACGGCTCCCTTTCTTTCGCAAACACAAAGAGATAAAACTTCTAGAATTCTCGTGATCGGTTCTCCTTATATCGTTTCCGATCTGTTGGTATTTCCGGAAACAAGAGACATTTATCAAGAATCGAATATTCCATTTTTATTAAACGCCTTAGACATCTCTTCGGGAGACACGGATCTCATTCAGATCCGAAGCAAAAAATCCGCGGTTCTCAAGTTGAATCCGTTTTCGGAAAAGGAAAAATTCTTTTTGAGTTTTTTAAATCTTTTGGGAATTCCTTTTTTTCTGGGTCTTTACACGTTTTCAAGAATCAGACATCGAAATTCTTTTCAAGGAGAAGAATAA
- a CDS encoding LIC_11485 family protein: MDLNFKDKLQSGMSSIDSLSRNLPPQVQKTLLYTGISLAVLGVSLAILVGVQRGKEGAAFEDQAKELDRKALFLEDLERNYNRKRKSIRYSDPDLSGTGESSHLEIDRYEREKPKSGLLPESNSPEGKDPLREGRREGGGTPKLPTESDSLPTNDRERTPDSNRKLEDPGTVTPDRGTGNSSNSERPSLIRPPKNNSKGSPELR; the protein is encoded by the coding sequence ATGGATCTCAATTTTAAAGATAAGCTCCAATCCGGGATGTCTTCCATAGACAGTCTTTCCCGAAATCTACCTCCTCAGGTACAGAAGACCCTTTTGTACACGGGAATTTCCCTGGCCGTTTTGGGTGTTTCTTTAGCGATACTCGTCGGAGTTCAGCGCGGAAAAGAAGGCGCAGCCTTTGAGGATCAGGCAAAAGAATTGGATCGTAAGGCCCTATTTTTAGAAGATTTAGAACGAAATTACAATCGAAAACGAAAGTCCATTCGTTACAGCGATCCGGATTTATCGGGAACGGGAGAATCCTCCCATCTCGAGATCGATCGATACGAAAGAGAGAAACCAAAGAGCGGACTTTTACCCGAATCGAATTCTCCGGAAGGAAAGGATCCTTTGAGAGAAGGAAGAAGGGAAGGTGGTGGAACTCCGAAACTTCCTACAGAATCCGATTCTCTTCCGACGAATGATCGAGAGAGAACTCCCGATTCGAATCGAAAACTGGAAGATCCTGGAACGGTGACTCCTGATCGCGGAACCGGAAATTCTTCTAATTCCGAAAGACCGAGTTTGATACGTCCTCCTAAAAACAATTCCAAAGGATCTCCGGAACTCAGATGA
- a CDS encoding chemotaxis protein CheX yields the protein MQIRAELVNPFLEAATIVFRDVLKTDLIRGKIGIKDSPETNLELSIVIGVIGTFNGEVVYGLNYDAAYKIAGVLMPGMSDQDIKNEYKDILGEIANMTTGNAMNIFATSGQSIEITAPNIIDSKNETLKIPKKPSLGISLFSKFGKLDVNVSLT from the coding sequence ATGCAAATCCGGGCTGAACTGGTAAATCCCTTTCTCGAAGCAGCGACCATCGTTTTTAGAGATGTCCTAAAGACGGACCTTATCCGAGGAAAGATCGGAATCAAAGACAGCCCTGAAACCAACCTAGAACTTTCGATCGTCATAGGCGTGATCGGAACTTTTAACGGAGAAGTTGTCTACGGCTTGAACTACGACGCGGCTTACAAGATCGCGGGAGTTCTGATGCCCGGAATGAGCGACCAAGATATCAAGAACGAATACAAGGATATCTTAGGAGAAATCGCAAACATGACTACAGGGAATGCGATGAATATTTTCGCGACCTCGGGTCAATCTATCGAAATCACTGCACCCAATATCATCGATTCCAAAAACGAAACCCTAAAAATTCCTAAAAAACCTTCCCTTGGAATCAGTCTTTTTTCCAAGTTCGGAAAGCTGGACGTAAACGTTTCTTTAACATAA
- a CDS encoding Crp/Fnr family transcriptional regulator, whose protein sequence is MENLGFVNENPLAPDCYFCSNRHKSVLKCVSMDSLDKINSTKEFRIFRKGEFVIHSGDKAEGFYFIKSGCVRIYRNSSSGKEQTFSIRRSGEWVGFRDLLTGSNFSQNAEALESVEACYIQKDVLEDLMKNDSKLQLEILKQMAIEWKELEDQTVALGTKQVHSKLAELLISFQAASGNEPEIELNLTREIMASMVGTTTETLVRALSDFKNRDWIEIHKNRIRFLNLEALRGISNLETKTHS, encoded by the coding sequence ATGGAGAACCTGGGTTTCGTGAACGAGAATCCTCTCGCCCCTGATTGTTATTTCTGCTCCAACCGACACAAATCCGTTTTGAAATGTGTTTCTATGGATTCCTTAGATAAGATCAATTCTACCAAGGAATTTAGAATTTTCCGCAAAGGCGAATTCGTAATCCACTCAGGTGATAAAGCGGAAGGTTTTTATTTTATCAAATCCGGATGCGTCCGGATCTACAGAAATTCTTCCTCGGGCAAAGAACAGACGTTTTCCATTCGAAGATCCGGAGAATGGGTCGGATTTCGAGATCTTTTAACCGGTAGTAACTTTTCTCAAAACGCCGAGGCCTTGGAATCCGTGGAGGCTTGTTATATTCAAAAGGACGTCTTGGAAGATTTGATGAAGAATGATTCGAAACTTCAGTTGGAAATTCTAAAACAAATGGCGATTGAATGGAAAGAATTGGAAGATCAGACCGTCGCGCTGGGAACCAAACAGGTTCACAGTAAACTCGCGGAACTTCTCATTTCCTTTCAAGCCGCGTCGGGAAACGAACCCGAGATCGAATTGAATCTTACGAGGGAAATTATGGCTTCTATGGTAGGAACTACTACTGAAACTTTAGTGCGAGCTCTTTCCGATTTCAAAAATCGGGATTGGATCGAGATTCATAAAAATAGAATTCGATTCTTAAATTTAGAAGCCCTTCGAGGAATTTCAAACTTAGAAACAAAAACCCATTCCTGA
- the ccoO gene encoding cytochrome-c oxidase, cbb3-type subunit II translates to MKLFDILLDWFSGFTDQWEKQGVKFTVYTTIAVLIGGIFELIPPFFISRTAVPIQGVKPFSALELAGRDIYQKEGCNNCHTQMIRPFKWEVDRFDPSKSYGRDGYSKAGEFVYDHPFLWGSKRTGPDLAHESQIQPSYAWHKTHLINPRDTSPGSVMPAYPWLFEEGAKVNAEEIVNHMKGLSKVGVPYTDADYLSAAKELEGKTEGDALIAYLLKLGKDTAELSKSIQ, encoded by the coding sequence ATGAAATTATTCGACATACTTCTGGATTGGTTCTCTGGTTTCACCGATCAGTGGGAAAAACAAGGAGTTAAGTTTACGGTTTATACTACGATCGCGGTTTTGATCGGCGGTATCTTCGAGTTGATTCCTCCCTTTTTCATTTCCAGAACCGCGGTTCCGATTCAAGGAGTAAAACCGTTCTCCGCTCTGGAACTCGCAGGAAGAGACATCTATCAGAAAGAAGGATGTAACAACTGTCATACGCAGATGATTCGTCCTTTTAAATGGGAAGTGGATCGTTTTGATCCTTCTAAGTCTTACGGAAGAGACGGTTATTCCAAGGCTGGAGAATTCGTCTACGACCATCCGTTTCTCTGGGGATCCAAAAGAACCGGACCCGATCTGGCTCACGAATCTCAGATTCAACCTTCTTACGCTTGGCATAAGACTCACTTGATCAATCCAAGAGATACTTCTCCGGGTTCCGTTATGCCCGCTTATCCTTGGTTATTCGAAGAAGGAGCTAAGGTCAACGCGGAAGAAATCGTGAACCACATGAAAGGTCTTTCCAAAGTGGGAGTTCCTTATACGGACGCGGATTATCTTTCTGCTGCTAAAGAATTGGAAGGTAAAACCGAAGGAGACGCGCTCATCGCTTATCTTCTTAAATTAGGCAAGGACACAGCCGAGTTGTCCAAGTCGATTCAGTGA
- the ccoN gene encoding cytochrome-c oxidase, cbb3-type subunit I: MSQTNAKYNDSIVKGFIISAMVWGVASMSVGVLAAFQMVYPELNFTQYFSFGRIRPLHTNAAIFGFALSIIFATAYHLIQRLCRVRIWSDSLAKIHFVLYNLTIILAAITLPLGLNQSKEYAELEWPLDLLIVVWFVIFIVNFFATIFTREEKQLYAAIWFYIASFVTVPILFIVNNLSVPVGLTKSYSIFSGVYDANIQWWYGHNAVAFVLTTPFLGLMYYYFPKHIKQPIYSHRLSIIHFWSLIFIYIWAGPHHLLNTPLPEWLQTTGMAFSIMLWMPSWGGMLNGFLTLTQAKEKIKTDALLKMMLVGITFYGMSTFEGPLLSIRSISALGHNTDWIVGHVHSGTLGWVGMMSFAAIYYLVPRMWDTNLYSEKLANTHFWLATLGILLYIVSMWVSGITEGSMWRAVDSKGFLQYPNWVQITEVLKPFRFARGVAGALYLSGVFVMIYNVIKTIQTSGSGFQEVDLRVKEQGGNV; encoded by the coding sequence ATGAGCCAAACGAACGCCAAATACAACGATTCAATCGTAAAAGGGTTCATCATATCGGCTATGGTTTGGGGAGTCGCATCCATGTCAGTGGGTGTCCTCGCCGCATTTCAAATGGTTTATCCGGAACTGAATTTCACGCAGTATTTCAGTTTTGGTAGAATCAGACCCTTGCACACAAACGCAGCCATCTTCGGATTTGCATTGAGCATCATCTTTGCAACCGCGTATCACCTGATCCAAAGACTCTGTAGAGTCAGAATCTGGAGCGACTCTCTGGCAAAGATTCATTTTGTTTTATACAATCTGACAATCATCCTCGCCGCGATCACTCTTCCTTTAGGACTCAATCAATCTAAGGAATACGCAGAGCTGGAATGGCCTCTGGATCTTTTGATCGTTGTCTGGTTCGTGATCTTTATCGTGAACTTCTTCGCAACAATCTTTACAAGAGAGGAAAAACAACTCTACGCGGCGATCTGGTTTTACATCGCTTCATTCGTAACGGTTCCGATTCTTTTTATCGTGAACAACCTTTCCGTTCCCGTAGGACTTACCAAGTCTTACTCGATCTTCTCCGGTGTTTACGATGCGAACATTCAGTGGTGGTATGGACACAACGCGGTAGCGTTTGTTTTAACTACACCATTCTTAGGTTTGATGTATTACTACTTTCCAAAACATATCAAACAACCCATCTACAGCCATAGATTGTCTATCATTCACTTCTGGTCTTTGATCTTCATCTATATCTGGGCGGGTCCTCACCATTTGTTAAACACTCCGCTTCCGGAATGGCTTCAAACGACAGGGATGGCGTTTTCGATCATGTTGTGGATGCCCTCTTGGGGAGGAATGCTCAACGGTTTTCTTACCTTAACCCAAGCCAAAGAAAAAATCAAAACGGACGCTCTTCTTAAAATGATGCTCGTCGGGATTACCTTCTACGGTATGTCGACTTTCGAAGGGCCGCTTCTTTCGATTCGTTCCATCAGCGCTCTCGGTCACAACACGGACTGGATCGTCGGTCACGTTCACTCCGGAACCCTAGGTTGGGTGGGAATGATGTCTTTCGCGGCCATCTACTATCTCGTTCCAAGAATGTGGGATACGAACCTCTATTCCGAAAAACTCGCGAACACTCACTTCTGGTTGGCGACTCTCGGGATTCTTCTTTATATCGTTTCGATGTGGGTTTCCGGAATCACGGAAGGTTCTATGTGGAGAGCCGTGGATTCTAAAGGATTTCTTCAGTATCCGAACTGGGTACAAATCACCGAGGTTCTCAAACCTTTCCGCTTCGCAAGAGGTGTGGCCGGCGCTCTCTACTTGAGCGGAGTTTTTGTTATGATCTATAACGTGATCAAAACGATTCAAACATCCGGTTCCGGCTTTCAAGAAGTGGACCTGAGAGTGAAAGAACAAGGAGGAAACGTATGA
- a CDS encoding DUF4340 domain-containing protein, with the protein MISFSDRCISVLGFLKKEKALFLFLVNVLLGTLTFLISDPLSLFQKNYQNAEPFFPYKRSEVERIQIGRKGHEILLEKKNGEWDVQVRDGIARPDVQKIESLLGALLKLRKFSKIVSHSSNPDFGLNGEEWKLEIQTESGEIRKLEIGVSGKQETGAFVREPESSQIWFVEENLNALVGRGNETFFFSNSLIPQGIETSEIHTILIDFFSKTSPKIEIQKDASGLWKISNVDRGHCWGEDCGTWVERFLKTKAERILKRPFYETISPLSSKEKLKMTIRSGKNSDSIYEIEWIGKTSQKEPVFRSGNDSILYVLDPEFLERFQERFDWKDSFPDSF; encoded by the coding sequence ATGATTTCTTTCTCCGATCGGTGTATTTCCGTTCTTGGATTTTTAAAAAAAGAAAAGGCGCTTTTTTTGTTTTTGGTGAACGTCCTTCTGGGAACCCTAACCTTTTTGATTTCCGACCCGCTTTCCCTCTTTCAAAAAAATTACCAAAACGCGGAACCATTTTTTCCTTATAAACGCTCCGAGGTAGAAAGAATTCAGATCGGAAGAAAGGGACACGAAATTCTTTTGGAAAAAAAGAACGGAGAATGGGACGTTCAAGTTCGAGACGGAATCGCAAGACCCGACGTCCAAAAGATAGAATCGCTGTTAGGTGCTCTTTTGAAACTCAGGAAATTTTCAAAAATCGTTTCCCATTCGTCAAACCCCGACTTCGGTTTAAACGGAGAGGAATGGAAACTCGAAATCCAGACCGAATCGGGCGAAATCAGAAAGCTTGAAATCGGAGTTTCGGGGAAACAGGAAACCGGGGCCTTCGTTCGAGAACCTGAAAGCTCACAGATCTGGTTCGTGGAAGAAAACCTCAATGCGCTCGTAGGACGTGGGAACGAGACTTTTTTCTTTTCAAACTCGCTGATCCCACAAGGAATCGAAACATCAGAAATTCATACTATTCTAATAGATTTTTTTTCCAAAACTTCTCCGAAAATTGAAATCCAAAAGGACGCGTCCGGGCTCTGGAAAATTTCGAATGTCGACCGGGGTCATTGTTGGGGAGAGGATTGTGGAACTTGGGTGGAACGTTTTTTAAAAACAAAAGCTGAGAGGATTCTTAAAAGACCTTTTTACGAAACGATCTCCCCTCTTTCCTCGAAAGAAAAACTCAAGATGACAATTCGTTCCGGGAAAAATTCGGATTCTATCTATGAGATAGAATGGATCGGAAAGACTTCTCAAAAAGAGCCGGTCTTTAGAAGCGGGAACGATTCTATTTTGTATGTTCTCGATCCTGAATTTTTGGAACGTTTTCAAGAAAGATTTGATTGGAAGGATTCCTTTCCCGATTCTTTCTAA
- a CDS encoding ABC transporter permease, translating into MNLSDSILESVQNLKTVFWKEFSVYLNSPIGTIFAGFFLFMTSFLFFFGFGDSSFWDLKSASMEAYFLWVPILYVIFIPALSMRLWSEEERSGTLEILFTLPFREFELVLGKFLGAWCFLGFVLLFTLPIPTTILYLGDLDLGTTFAGYLGIFLLGGANLALGSFISSLTKDQISSYLSALIVCLLFFLMGYRPFLPFLGPELSRIVSFLSLSKHFETFRMGILDGREIFFYLSFSFTALYANLLILRSKR; encoded by the coding sequence ATGAATCTTTCCGATTCCATCCTCGAATCCGTTCAGAACTTAAAAACAGTCTTTTGGAAAGAATTTTCCGTGTATCTCAATTCTCCGATCGGAACGATTTTCGCCGGGTTCTTTTTGTTTATGACTTCGTTTCTTTTTTTCTTTGGATTCGGGGACAGTTCGTTTTGGGATCTCAAGTCGGCGAGTATGGAAGCCTACTTTCTTTGGGTTCCGATTTTGTATGTGATTTTTATTCCCGCGCTTTCGATGCGTCTTTGGTCCGAAGAGGAACGTTCCGGAACTTTGGAAATTCTTTTCACGCTTCCCTTTCGAGAATTTGAATTGGTTCTCGGAAAATTTTTAGGGGCCTGGTGTTTTTTAGGTTTTGTTCTTTTATTTACGCTTCCGATTCCGACGACGATTCTCTACTTAGGGGATCTGGATTTAGGAACTACCTTCGCGGGTTATCTCGGAATTTTTCTTTTGGGAGGGGCCAATCTGGCTCTGGGAAGTTTTATCTCTTCTTTGACAAAGGATCAGATCAGTTCTTATCTTTCCGCTCTGATCGTATGTTTACTTTTTTTTCTTATGGGTTACAGACCCTTTCTTCCGTTCTTAGGCCCCGAACTCAGTCGAATTGTTTCCTTTCTTTCTTTGTCCAAACACTTTGAAACCTTTCGGATGGGAATTTTAGATGGGAGAGAAATTTTCTTTTATCTGAGTTTTTCGTTCACGGCCTTATATGCAAATCTTCTTATATTGAGGTCAAAACGATGA
- a CDS encoding cbb3-type cytochrome c oxidase N-terminal domain-containing protein, which yields MTHDSNKDFDGIKQSDNPMPEWWKWIFVICIVVAVGYSIYFHKFSSWEQDVAYENEVKEYEAKYPKAVAVATNDGSNPLRGNAEAIAEGEKTFKTVCAACHGPTGQGLVGPNLIDAEWIHGSLDSEVYATIMKGIAVDKTKLGRGPMPPHENSLGSEKVYQVMAWLATQNASLKASK from the coding sequence ATGACGCACGATTCAAATAAAGATTTCGACGGTATCAAACAATCGGACAATCCGATGCCGGAATGGTGGAAATGGATCTTCGTGATCTGCATCGTCGTCGCAGTCGGATATTCGATTTACTTTCACAAATTCTCAAGTTGGGAACAAGACGTCGCCTACGAAAACGAGGTGAAAGAATACGAAGCGAAGTATCCGAAAGCGGTCGCGGTGGCGACTAACGATGGTAGCAATCCTCTTCGCGGTAATGCCGAAGCGATCGCAGAAGGTGAAAAAACTTTCAAAACGGTTTGCGCGGCTTGCCACGGTCCGACCGGACAAGGTTTGGTTGGTCCGAATCTAATCGATGCGGAATGGATTCACGGATCCTTGGATTCGGAAGTCTATGCGACGATCATGAAAGGGATCGCCGTAGACAAAACAAAACTGGGAAGAGGACCTATGCCTCCGCATGAGAATTCTCTCGGTTCCGAAAAAGTATATCAGGTGATGGCTTGGCTTGCGACTCAGAACGCAAGCTTAAAGGCGTCGAAGTAA
- the lmtA gene encoding lipid A Kdo2 1-phosphate O-methyltransferase → MALIEEFESQGNFLFRWRSYIPGIILILCLGLLPFYQFPGNSYTYHLYYQAICLGISLLGLFVRSFVIGYAPARTSGRNTKEQVADLVNQEGIYSLIRHPLYLGNFLLYLGAVLFLKNFLIASVFILFFWVYYERIMFAEEQFLRKKFGEAYLSWANTVPAFLPRFTGYKKPALSFSIRNVIKREYPSLFGILVIFSVFDLVAVYFNEPVSNLLEAIRLPQIILFGGGLAFYVLVRIIVKTTRLLHVEGR, encoded by the coding sequence ATGGCTTTGATCGAAGAATTTGAATCTCAGGGGAATTTTCTATTTCGTTGGAGATCCTACATCCCCGGAATCATTTTGATTCTCTGCCTTGGACTTTTGCCTTTTTATCAGTTCCCTGGAAATTCTTATACTTATCATCTCTACTACCAAGCGATCTGTTTGGGGATCAGTCTTCTCGGTCTTTTTGTTCGTAGTTTTGTCATCGGTTACGCTCCCGCGAGAACATCCGGAAGAAATACGAAAGAACAAGTCGCAGACCTCGTAAATCAAGAAGGAATTTATTCTCTGATACGCCATCCTCTCTATCTCGGTAACTTTCTTTTGTATTTGGGAGCTGTTCTTTTTCTTAAGAACTTTCTGATCGCGTCCGTTTTCATTCTTTTCTTCTGGGTATATTACGAAAGAATTATGTTTGCGGAAGAACAATTCTTGAGAAAAAAATTCGGAGAAGCGTATCTTTCTTGGGCAAATACGGTTCCTGCTTTTCTTCCAAGATTTACCGGCTACAAAAAGCCCGCGCTTTCCTTTTCAATCCGAAACGTGATCAAAAGAGAATATCCGAGTCTCTTCGGAATTCTTGTTATCTTCAGCGTTTTTGATTTGGTAGCGGTTTATTTTAACGAGCCCGTGAGCAATCTTCTTGAAGCGATTCGTCTTCCGCAGATCATTCTTTTCGGAGGCGGCCTTGCATTCTATGTTCTCGTAAGAATCATCGTAAAGACAACTCGCCTACTTCACGTAGAAGGTCGTTGA
- a CDS encoding LIC_11490 family protein, whose product MMLFIAIALILVGLLCFIYVSLNPHGSGQDRPTSKSSSARSGNSEIDHLISRPNSKRAGEILASNKRASQTENVEKQRHLENLFVEGRKIPKQSPISYSSSESQLENLPSDEEEFISQETSPSGIQVLEESPKYSFIKENKEEEVREIRFEIDGILYLDQNRELPFEKLADKKEDLTPDLLRGLKRIGPGKLNESKESLSFEALNSSYRYSFSEIEKILFFDEGIVLIPSKSNYPIPVFFTKETSHLKSYLESSSKTFPS is encoded by the coding sequence ATGATGCTCTTTATCGCAATTGCACTCATTCTCGTGGGACTTCTTTGTTTTATCTACGTCTCTCTGAACCCTCACGGTTCCGGGCAAGACCGTCCCACGTCCAAGTCGAGTTCTGCTCGCTCTGGAAATTCTGAAATCGATCACCTCATTTCAAGGCCGAACTCAAAAAGAGCGGGTGAAATTCTTGCTTCCAACAAAAGGGCGTCTCAGACCGAGAATGTCGAAAAGCAGAGACATCTTGAAAATCTCTTCGTTGAAGGAAGAAAGATTCCAAAGCAGAGTCCGATATCTTATTCTTCTTCCGAATCTCAATTGGAAAACCTTCCAAGCGACGAGGAAGAATTTATTTCCCAAGAAACCTCTCCTTCCGGTATTCAGGTTTTGGAAGAATCTCCTAAGTATTCTTTTATAAAAGAAAACAAAGAGGAAGAAGTGAGAGAGATTCGTTTTGAGATCGACGGTATTTTGTATCTAGATCAGAACCGGGAACTTCCGTTTGAAAAACTCGCCGATAAAAAGGAAGATTTGACTCCGGATCTCTTGAGAGGTCTGAAAAGAATCGGACCCGGAAAGTTAAACGAAAGCAAGGAATCTCTTTCCTTCGAAGCATTGAACAGCAGTTATCGTTATTCTTTTTCCGAGATTGAAAAGATTTTATTTTTTGACGAGGGGATCGTTTTGATTCCTTCCAAATCCAATTATCCGATTCCCGTTTTTTTTACGAAGGAAACAAGTCATCTCAAATCGTATCTCGAAAGTTCTTCTAAGACGTTTCCTTCTTAA
- a CDS encoding cytochrome oxidase maturation protein, producing the protein MELELIQIYKFARLPVLVLAIGLITAYVYNKKRKVQMEDPKYRMLEED; encoded by the coding sequence ATGGAACTGGAACTGATTCAAATCTACAAGTTTGCAAGACTACCAGTTCTTGTTTTAGCGATCGGTCTCATCACCGCATACGTTTACAACAAGAAACGCAAGGTACAAATGGAAGATCCAAAGTATAGAATGCTGGAGGAGGACTGA